The sequence tatagccataggaaattttattaaaatcgggatATTCGttaagaagttacagatttatttccacttttttacaGTTCCCCCACTCTGTAACGccatctaaaatgcaaaataaagtaACATACAATAATGTAAATGTAGCACACagttaaaaattaacatataaGTCTTTTTATAAATGTGTGAGACCACGTTATAttacaaagttatttttataaatactgttacgaaaatgtacttgaattcaaatataacgattttaacggctgatttaaaagttgcgtaatgctttcaaatagcagtgcctaaACAGTAActtatctgtgggcattattaacattgaataaaagctttcagttgaccattgatcttaagtatggcaacgctgtttgcttcGACCGTATAtgcgaattcgaatattcagttaaagaacattgtagaaagtacaccacaaatggcgtatgtattagaaagctctagaatatacgagctttgacagttaaagagtaatctagagtgcacccagtatgcaacatttcgactcagttctttttatcgaacttatttcgaattaaagtcgaaaatatgaatttattatgatgctctatccaatctacattttttagaatatcgtattttaatattttatagaaatggcgaataatgttcgattttttttttaatgtcaaattttattttttcacaaattgacaaattcatatacatacatattattcttttgtcaatttgtgagaaaataaaattttatttcttatcctatcaataacatattcataaaaatatagtttaacacgaaaaatgaatcgaagacgtcttaaaagaaaagcgcagccaattattgatgttgtttttgataattcgaatcttcaaaatcagcaaacatcagaaatatatgcagagtttattgcatttgaaaatgaaaacacatctaacgcaacattattggataataataaaggtattgaatatgcattatttcaagaagaaattgctcgatggtataaagtatacgaaattgttcatatatttaatcgaaatcgaatcattttagaacatttttaataccgataGTGGTATAGTATATCgttaaaaattagaatcagaataataaacgattttcgactctttatcgctctgcactctacttaggaaaacacggacattctcgacattatatcgaagtcgatatcgataaaattttacgaaaaaatgattcattttcgatataacttcgaatcattttgcatactgggcagatggcagtgttataaatagtggcagaggttgcagtcgtcatagacatcaactgagtgccttaaagtgtactgtatttttaaagtgaattcgtgtacattataaagtgtgtctgtatttctgcgaatttataaatgcgaacattgagtgactatttaattctgtggttgttttacattttaaataaataaagagttgttacaatttttaaaccactaaacggtttttatttgcaatcaaaagtatccggtttatttaaaggaaataaaccaacgttttgaaaaggttaaaacgtactTTGTTATTTAAACTAGAATCGCCTGGTGGTCGACGCTCGACCACTTTtgaaacgctttttaccacttttattgaaaatttgtttaacgaattttttatattgtacatatcTACAGTAAATAATCTTTGAAACATATATGTTTCAtgaatattggtggacaataacatacttaaaagagtaccacaaaaaaacgtgtggcatatttatatataagatttcgGTTTTCTTTTCTCAACTTGAGCATATCGTATGAGTATAAAAGTGTACTTTAGCGTGTcctttagaattaaattttttgaaatgttgaaacggtaccccctgaaaacagcacaaaaatggaaagaacacttggggtcaaaatgacccagaacttttaaaatcacgaaaattttgacccctagtgctcttaatttccatttttgtgctgttattgcaAATCCTAgacttcatttatatttttcttaagtttcatcaaaatcagcccaataatatataacatttttctcgaaaatcgtaaaatttatatcgcaggtatggaaaaactataggaggtattgacatactttttcacatttttatttcctattatgttgtagtgtattctatgaagataaaaactcatataaaagtaaatatggatatattttaagtaagaataaacttttgtttttatatttctcaaaatatgttaattttgttcctacatttcttgttctagtggcatgagacacgttaatggcctggcgattttttaataactttaacattttttatcgaatttttgtcatttatatcttattagaacgacaattacgtacacatttcgattattttaaattaaattgcaaaagtaattatttaatggcaaacattttacaaaaaactgaaaaaatgcatttttccccttgtaaatgcacctcaaaactaaatcgaaagtcggcacgggttgcccttcttagaacaagctaaaaatttgtttggtggtattttaggtcattacgaaagatttcagcgggtaccgtttcaacatttcaaaaaatgtaattctaagggacactctagtaTACTTGTTATATGTATcacatattaatcatacgcatggATTACCAAAAAATTGTAATGTTATTAACACCAAAATAACAGCAAATTACTTTAAACAAGTGGGAGTGCTGTATTCGGCAGCAcagaatattatataccctccgattttgctgatttcaaAAGAATTATTTTCGAACATATATCTAATACATTGATCCAGGTCCgcagtatttaaaatatatgtagacTTATGAACGTTGATGTCAGCCAACATAGGAACAGATTTatttatctataaggatccagaatgtatatgaaaaaattaaaattgtataacttacaaacttatatagaaCTTACTACTTATGGTGAAGTGTTTAAAGAACAAAGTACCACAAGATTTAGCGCGGTGTAAATGGAcaatatttttagcaaaatgtaaaattttaatataatttgtgttttataGCAAGTACAAGATCATGCTGAACATTTTGTACAAATAATAACCAGTACAGCTATTCctaattatttacaaataagGCAATTTTGGTAGAAATAATATCTGATCAATTACACTGTGTCACAGAACTtgatcctacaaaaagttggccaaccAATCAAAGATCTGTaatcaaactgattccaatgttattaaacagtatcggaagAAACCCTGGTTCAGGTGGAAGGAATGgcccacatgatgtttctaaagccaataaatgaAAGCATTTTCAAACGAGCTCCCAACAAATCCTTTAGGAAAGCAGTCCGATTAGCTCagtcagtactcggactatttgatacgaaaagttaaagcctcTGCTAAAAATGTAGAAGCCAAAGATACAGCacagaaattgaagtcaaattttataagaacAAATTATACCTGCTGCACAATGAAAAACGTATgttatgaaacattttttgaagtTGTTGAtactcgagggaatgttgtagaaaagtttaggacccaaaagcagaaaattttcccaaaaaattcttaatatggcaagcaatatgctgTTGCGGcaaaaaagccaaacatttgttacaaaaggCCCTATAAATACCGAAACTAACattaaggaatgtttacaaaagaggatgcttccattcataagatttATTAATGTGtccatttatttttggcctgatttgacaTCCTGTAGGCCGCACATTTGAGCCAAACGGAATTCCTCAGCATCTACACAGGCGAAGCACACCTCCTTCCAGGTGCGTGTGGAATTGGCCTTGCGGGCAGAGTCTACAGCTCCTTGGAATTCCTTGAGATACACCAAAGTAATGGCTAAGCGGGCAAAGTTACTGACATTGTTGTACAGCAATTTGGCGGCATCATACATGC comes from Calliphora vicina chromosome 2, idCalVici1.1, whole genome shotgun sequence and encodes:
- the LOC135952553 gene encoding clathrin heavy chain-like; protein product: MARKKARESYIESELIYAYARTGRLADLEEFISGPNHADIQKIGDRCFNDGMYDAAKLLYNNVSNFARLAITLVYLKEFQGAVDSARKANSTRTWKEVCFACVDAEEFRLAQMCGLQDVKSGQK